The following coding sequences are from one Candidatus Syntrophosphaera sp. window:
- the lpxB gene encoding lipid-A-disaccharide synthase: protein MAEKSHRIFWLVGENSGDLHASLVMKSINAAIPGVSHIGIGGSRMQAEGLKPLFPFARFNVMGFSEVLAHLPFFLKVEKRLQRFFKQEKPDLAILVDYPGLNLRIANLADNLRIPVLYYICPQFWAWKHERVHKLRASVRQVACILPFEQELLEIHNVSATYVGHPIAEEISFELDRGRFAQFYGLDEHKQWLGFLPGSRDVEIRRMLPIFLQAAKRFDPGRFEFLVSKALTVSHTLFMDLLESSGLKNIRVIDGYRYEMMKYSDLLVSTSGTATLEAAYIGTPLLICYKASPLSYLIGRQLIHVKRIGLPNIVLDKDLLPELIQNELTPTNIKTRALELLDDPDKMASLKQELSHLQALLSDRQTSVEMLRLVKELLGLDE, encoded by the coding sequence ATGGCTGAAAAGTCCCATCGCATCTTTTGGCTGGTCGGGGAAAATTCCGGCGACCTGCATGCCAGCCTGGTGATGAAGAGCATCAACGCGGCGATCCCCGGGGTCAGCCACATCGGCATTGGCGGCTCCAGGATGCAGGCCGAGGGGCTCAAACCCCTCTTTCCGTTTGCCCGCTTCAACGTGATGGGCTTTTCCGAGGTGCTGGCGCATCTGCCCTTTTTCCTCAAGGTCGAAAAACGCCTGCAAAGGTTCTTCAAGCAGGAAAAACCAGACCTCGCGATCCTCGTCGACTATCCTGGCCTGAACCTCCGGATCGCCAATCTGGCCGACAACCTGCGCATCCCCGTGCTCTATTACATCTGCCCCCAATTCTGGGCCTGGAAACACGAGCGGGTGCACAAACTCCGGGCCAGCGTGCGCCAGGTGGCCTGTATCCTGCCTTTCGAACAGGAACTTCTGGAGATCCACAACGTGAGCGCCACCTACGTCGGCCATCCCATTGCCGAGGAGATCAGCTTCGAACTGGATAGAGGCCGCTTTGCCCAATTTTATGGCCTGGACGAGCATAAGCAGTGGCTGGGATTCCTGCCCGGCAGCCGGGATGTGGAGATCAGGCGCATGCTGCCGATCTTTTTGCAAGCCGCCAAGCGCTTTGATCCGGGGCGGTTTGAGTTCCTCGTCTCCAAAGCCCTCACTGTCAGCCATACCCTGTTCATGGACCTGCTGGAAAGCTCCGGACTGAAGAATATCCGTGTAATCGACGGCTACCGCTATGAAATGATGAAGTATTCTGATCTCCTGGTCAGCACCTCCGGCACTGCCACGCTCGAAGCGGCTTACATCGGGACACCGCTGCTGATCTGCTATAAAGCCTCTCCCCTCTCCTATCTGATCGGCCGGCAGCTCATCCACGTCAAACGCATCGGGCTCCCCAACATCGTGCTGGACAAGGATCTCCTGCCCGAACTGATCCAGAACGAGCTTACTCCGACAAACATCAAAACCAGGGCTTTGGAACTGCTCGACGATCCGGACAAAATGGCCTCCCTCAAGCAGGAACTCTCACACCTGCAAGCGCTGCTCTCGGATCGCCAAACCAGCGTGGAAATGCTCCGCCTGGTAAAAGAACTGCTGGGGCTGGATGAATAG
- a CDS encoding lysophospholipid acyltransferase family protein: MNRLLMKIEARCGAWLLRLLNATLKWDVQNQPPNGHTCVYAFWHRNLLLLAMQRMFSNAVVMVSSSQDGELIAGPLKYLGYKTVRGSTTRHGSQALKQMIRLAKNHSLAITPDGPKGPVGMIQPGLFQLALLARVPIIPIVAHAEREWVLNSWDRFRVPKPFSRIKVSYGDPISVPSREEFAAAESQLRQAFRELESLLINN, translated from the coding sequence ATGAATAGACTTCTCATGAAGATCGAAGCCCGATGCGGCGCCTGGCTGCTCAGGCTGCTCAACGCAACGCTCAAATGGGATGTCCAAAACCAGCCGCCCAACGGCCATACCTGCGTTTACGCCTTCTGGCACCGAAACTTGCTGTTGCTGGCCATGCAAAGGATGTTCAGCAACGCCGTGGTCATGGTTTCCTCCAGCCAGGACGGAGAACTGATCGCCGGGCCTCTGAAGTATCTGGGCTACAAAACCGTGCGCGGATCCACCACCCGCCATGGATCGCAGGCTTTGAAACAGATGATCCGCCTGGCTAAAAACCACAGCCTGGCCATCACCCCAGATGGCCCCAAAGGCCCCGTGGGCATGATCCAGCCAGGATTGTTCCAGCTTGCCCTGCTGGCCCGGGTCCCCATCATACCCATCGTCGCCCATGCTGAAAGGGAATGGGTGCTGAATTCCTGGGACCGCTTCCGGGTGCCCAAACCCTTTTCCCGGATCAAGGTCTCCTACGGAGATCCGATCTCTGTGCCGAGCCGGGAAGAATTCGCCGCTGCCGAAAGCCAGCTCCGCCAGGCTTTCAGAGAGCTGGAAAGCTTGCTGATCAATAATTAA